The following coding sequences lie in one Deltaproteobacteria bacterium genomic window:
- a CDS encoding DegT/DnrJ/EryC1/StrS family aminotransferase — MPEVAIDGAPIPYVDLAAQFAAEREQLGPAILDALAEAQWIGGAAIERFEQQVCAYTGAAHTIAVASGTDALVLSLRAMGIGPGDEVITPPNSFVASTAAITMVGATPVFADVLPDQNIDPDAVVRAIGSRTRAIMPVHLTGRVAAMDAIMRIAAERGLRIIEDAAQAFGSRLGGRHAGRMGDVGCFSAHPLKNLNAMGDAGFIVTDDDQLATRLRRLRNNGLVDRNTVAEWGTVSRLDTVQAVVLAHRLAHIDEVIAARRRNAARYRALLDGSRVFSPPCEPAQFNSFHTFVVQVDRRDALQQFLASRGIGSSIHYPVPIHLQPAARALGHRVGDFPVAESQASRILSLPIHQFLRDAELERVAATIAEFHR; from the coding sequence ATGCCCGAGGTCGCCATCGATGGCGCGCCAATCCCGTACGTGGACCTCGCTGCGCAGTTCGCCGCCGAGCGCGAGCAGCTGGGCCCGGCGATCCTCGACGCGCTCGCCGAGGCTCAGTGGATCGGTGGCGCGGCAATCGAGCGCTTCGAGCAGCAGGTCTGTGCGTACACCGGGGCCGCGCACACCATCGCGGTGGCCTCGGGCACCGACGCGCTGGTGTTGTCGCTGCGCGCGATGGGCATCGGCCCCGGCGATGAGGTCATCACACCGCCGAACTCCTTCGTGGCCTCGACCGCAGCGATCACGATGGTCGGTGCGACGCCGGTGTTCGCCGACGTGCTGCCGGATCAGAACATCGACCCCGATGCGGTCGTGCGCGCCATCGGCTCGCGCACCCGCGCGATCATGCCGGTACACCTGACCGGTCGTGTCGCCGCGATGGATGCGATCATGCGGATCGCAGCCGAGCGCGGCCTGCGGATCATCGAGGACGCTGCGCAGGCCTTCGGCTCACGGCTGGGAGGCCGCCACGCCGGTCGCATGGGCGACGTCGGCTGCTTCTCCGCTCACCCGCTCAAGAACCTCAACGCCATGGGTGACGCCGGCTTCATCGTCACCGACGACGACCAGCTGGCGACGCGGCTCCGGCGGCTGCGCAACAACGGCCTCGTCGATCGCAACACCGTCGCCGAGTGGGGCACCGTCTCGCGGCTCGACACCGTGCAGGCGGTCGTGCTCGCGCACCGACTCGCGCACATCGACGAGGTCATCGCGGCGCGGCGCCGCAATGCTGCCCGCTACCGCGCGCTGCTCGATGGCAGCCGGGTGTTCTCCCCGCCGTGCGAGCCCGCGCAGTTCAACAGCTTCCACACCTTCGTGGTGCAGGTCGACCGCCGCGACGCGCTGCAGCAGTTCCTCGCCAGCCGCGGCATCGGTAGCTCGATTCACTATCCGGTGCCGATCCATCTGCAGCCGGCCGCGCGCGCGCTCGGGCACCGCGTCGGCGACTTTCCGGTCGCCGAGTCACAGGCGTCTCGCATCCTCTCGCTCCCCATCCACCAGTTCCTGCGCGACGCCGAACTCGAGCGTGTCGCGGCGACCATTGCGGAGTTCCATCGATGA
- a CDS encoding DegT/DnrJ/EryC1/StrS family aminotransferase has translation MHVRYSYLPQQFAEIDDLLQNIKALVQSGDFTLGRELERFEQGFAALIGSKHAIGVGSGTDALKLPLRAAGVGPGDEVITTANTFIATVGAIAEVGARPVFVDCNDTFCMDVAQVEKAITPNTKAIMPVHYTGYMTDMPALMEIATRRGLVVVEDACQAILADIGGKRAGTWGRAGGFSLHPLKNLNVWGDGGVIVTDDDDTAASLRLLRNHGMSNRDEIAVLGYNSRLDTLQAVVGNWLLPQTESIAAKRIEHAAYYDRHLCEIPGIRIPPRVDGMRRVYHLYIVFAERRDELLAHCLAHGIEAKVHYPIPVYRQKGLAHLGYRAGDFPVTDRHLGEIITFPCDQHLSREQQDHVIATVRSFYAQ, from the coding sequence ATGCACGTGCGCTATTCGTACCTGCCGCAGCAGTTCGCCGAGATCGACGACTTGCTGCAGAACATCAAGGCCCTCGTGCAGTCGGGGGATTTCACGCTCGGCCGCGAGCTCGAGCGCTTCGAGCAGGGCTTCGCGGCCCTCATCGGCAGCAAGCACGCGATCGGCGTGGGCTCGGGCACCGACGCGCTCAAGCTGCCGCTGCGCGCCGCGGGGGTCGGACCCGGCGACGAGGTCATCACCACCGCGAACACCTTCATCGCGACCGTCGGTGCGATCGCCGAGGTCGGCGCGCGCCCGGTGTTCGTCGACTGCAACGACACCTTCTGCATGGACGTCGCGCAGGTCGAGAAGGCCATCACGCCCAACACCAAGGCCATCATGCCGGTGCACTACACCGGCTACATGACCGACATGCCGGCGCTGATGGAGATCGCGACGCGCCGCGGCCTGGTGGTGGTCGAGGACGCCTGCCAGGCGATCCTCGCCGACATCGGCGGCAAGCGGGCCGGTACCTGGGGCCGCGCGGGTGGCTTCTCGCTGCATCCGCTCAAGAACCTCAACGTGTGGGGCGACGGCGGCGTGATCGTCACCGACGACGACGACACTGCCGCGTCCCTGCGACTGCTGCGCAACCACGGCATGTCCAACCGCGACGAGATCGCGGTGCTCGGCTACAACTCGCGGCTCGACACCCTGCAGGCCGTCGTCGGCAACTGGTTGCTGCCGCAGACCGAGTCGATCGCGGCCAAGCGCATCGAGCACGCGGCGTACTACGACCGCCACCTGTGCGAGATCCCCGGCATCCGCATCCCGCCGCGGGTCGATGGCATGCGCCGCGTCTACCACCTCTACATCGTGTTCGCCGAGCGACGCGACGAGCTGCTCGCGCACTGTCTCGCGCACGGCATCGAGGCCAAGGTGCACTACCCGATCCCGGTCTACCGCCAGAAGGGTCTCGCCCACCTCGGCTACCGCGCGGGCGACTTCCCCGTGACCGATCGCCACCTCGGCGAGATCATCACGTTCCCCTGCGACCAGCACCTGTCGCGCGAGCAGCAAGACCACGTGATCGCGACCGTGCGTAGCTTCTACGCCCAGTAG
- a CDS encoding alpha-ketoacid dehydrogenase subunit beta: MPELARDNRARVTHAADAIHEATVLAMEHDPRVFVMGEGVTDPKGVFGTTSGLRERFGADRVLEMPIAENGWTGAAIGAALAGQRPLLVHQRVEFTLLAMEQLVNNAAKMHYVSGGRHRVPITVRLIVGRGWGQGPAHSQSLEVLFAHIPGLKVVMPSCARDAKGLLLGAIEDDGPVVIIEHRWVHYAEGAIDPGYAPLPLDGPRKLTSGDDVTVVATSYMTLEALQAAQALAEAGCGVELFDLRVLRPLQTDAIVESVRRTGRLLTVDTGHAGYGIGAEVIAQTVAGAFDDLRAAPRRIGLPEHPTPSSSALSQHYYPRSPKIAETIGELVGLPRSVTEAVASKLAQHREDRPLDIPHPSFKGPF; this comes from the coding sequence ATGCCTGAGCTCGCACGCGACAACCGAGCCCGTGTCACCCACGCGGCCGATGCGATCCACGAGGCCACCGTGCTCGCGATGGAGCACGATCCGCGCGTGTTCGTCATGGGCGAGGGCGTGACCGATCCCAAGGGCGTGTTCGGCACCACCTCGGGCCTGCGCGAGCGCTTCGGTGCCGACCGCGTGCTCGAGATGCCGATCGCCGAGAACGGCTGGACCGGCGCCGCGATCGGTGCCGCGTTGGCGGGCCAGCGACCGCTGCTCGTGCACCAGCGCGTCGAGTTCACGCTGCTCGCGATGGAGCAGCTGGTGAACAACGCCGCCAAGATGCACTACGTCTCCGGCGGTCGACACCGGGTGCCGATCACGGTGCGGCTCATCGTCGGGCGCGGTTGGGGCCAGGGGCCCGCGCACTCGCAGAGCCTCGAGGTGTTGTTCGCCCACATCCCGGGCCTGAAGGTCGTGATGCCCTCGTGTGCCCGCGACGCCAAGGGCCTGCTGCTGGGTGCGATCGAAGATGATGGTCCCGTCGTCATCATCGAGCACCGCTGGGTGCACTACGCCGAGGGCGCGATCGATCCCGGCTATGCCCCGCTACCGCTCGATGGCCCGCGCAAGCTGACCTCGGGCGACGACGTCACCGTGGTTGCGACCTCGTACATGACGCTGGAGGCGCTGCAGGCCGCACAGGCGCTGGCCGAGGCCGGCTGCGGCGTCGAGCTGTTCGACCTCCGCGTGCTGCGACCGCTGCAGACCGACGCCATCGTCGAGTCCGTGCGACGCACGGGTCGCCTGCTCACCGTCGACACCGGCCACGCCGGCTATGGCATCGGCGCCGAGGTCATCGCGCAGACCGTCGCGGGTGCGTTCGACGATCTGCGCGCCGCCCCCCGCCGGATCGGCTTGCCCGAGCACCCCACGCCCAGCTCGAGCGCACTCTCCCAGCACTACTACCCGCGCTCGCCGAAGATCGCCGAGACCATCGGAGAGCTCGTGGGTCTGCCGCGCAGCGTCACCGAGGCGGTTGCGAGCAAGCTCGCGCAACACCGCGAAGATCGACCCCTCGACATCCCGCACCCCAGCTTCAAGGGCCCGTTCTAG
- a CDS encoding thiamine pyrophosphate-dependent dehydrogenase E1 component subunit alpha — protein sequence MDELYELGLPRAGVHAVPAALERRELLRQMIRIRRVEERIAREYPAGRMRCPVHLSIGQEAAAVGACSVLRRTDRIVSTHRCHAHYLAKGGDLEGMIAELHGKVTGCCSGRGGSMHLFDDNAGVMASVPIVGGNVPLGVGLALASKQRRDNGVSVAFFGDGALEEGVVHESANLAATGRLPLVFVLENNLYSVYTPLSQRQPVRPLSAFADAHGMPAMEVDGNDVLSVRGAMTHATMRARRGEGPSLIIAHTYRLLEHCGPADDDHLGYRPPGELARWAARCPIARFTNELIETAELDEEALSTMEAEIAAEIDTAFAAALAAPFPAPHTIAESVHA from the coding sequence ATGGACGAACTCTACGAATTGGGCCTGCCCCGAGCCGGTGTCCACGCGGTGCCCGCGGCGCTCGAGCGCCGCGAGCTACTGCGCCAGATGATCCGCATCCGTCGGGTCGAAGAACGCATCGCCCGCGAGTACCCGGCCGGTCGCATGCGCTGCCCGGTGCACCTCTCGATCGGCCAGGAGGCGGCGGCGGTCGGAGCGTGCTCGGTGCTGCGACGCACCGATCGCATCGTCAGCACCCACCGTTGCCACGCGCACTACCTCGCCAAGGGAGGCGATCTCGAGGGCATGATCGCCGAGCTGCACGGCAAGGTCACCGGCTGCTGCAGTGGTCGCGGCGGCTCGATGCATCTGTTCGACGACAATGCCGGCGTGATGGCCAGCGTGCCGATCGTGGGCGGCAACGTGCCGCTCGGCGTGGGCCTGGCGCTGGCCTCGAAGCAGCGCCGGGACAACGGCGTGTCGGTGGCGTTCTTCGGTGACGGCGCGCTCGAGGAGGGTGTCGTGCACGAGAGCGCCAACCTGGCCGCGACCGGCCGGCTGCCGCTGGTGTTCGTGCTCGAGAACAACCTCTACTCGGTCTATACGCCGCTGTCGCAGCGGCAGCCGGTGCGTCCGCTGTCGGCATTCGCCGACGCCCACGGCATGCCGGCGATGGAGGTCGACGGCAACGACGTCCTGTCGGTGCGCGGCGCCATGACCCACGCGACCATGCGCGCGCGTCGGGGCGAGGGCCCGAGCCTCATCATCGCGCACACCTATCGCCTGCTCGAACACTGCGGGCCGGCCGACGACGATCACCTCGGCTATCGCCCGCCGGGCGAGCTGGCGCGCTGGGCCGCGCGCTGTCCGATCGCGCGCTTCACCAACGAACTCATCGAGACCGCCGAGCTCGACGAGGAGGCGTTGTCGACGATGGAGGCGGAGATCGCCGCCGAGATCGACACGGCCTTCGCTGCAGCCCTTGCCGCGCCGTTCCCCGCGCCGCACACGATCGCGGAGTCCGTCCATGCCTGA
- a CDS encoding NAD-dependent epimerase/dehydratase family protein, giving the protein MIAPTRPPIEHVLVTGGAGYVGSALVPALLREGYRVTVLDLYLYGRDLFDDVRTPDLVEIEGDIRDPEAVARAMQGVDAVIHLACISNDPSYDLDPALGRSINYDAFRPLVQAAKQAGVKRFVYASSSSVYGVKQESAVTEDLPLEPLTDYSKYKALCEQVLAQESAPGFVTVTVRPSTVCGYAKRLRLDLVVNILTAHAWHNRRIRVFGGEQMRPNIHIADMVAVYLDLLVQPDELVDREIFNAGNENLTVRELADVVRRNVDPGIEFEVVPTNDNRSYHVTDDKLRTRIGLAPRHTIADAVRELCDAFAAGKVPDAMNDPLYHNIKRMQVANLK; this is encoded by the coding sequence ATGATTGCCCCGACTCGTCCCCCCATCGAACACGTGCTCGTGACCGGCGGCGCCGGCTATGTCGGTAGTGCGCTGGTGCCCGCGCTGTTGCGCGAGGGCTATCGCGTGACCGTGCTCGATCTCTACCTCTACGGCCGCGACCTCTTCGACGACGTGCGTACCCCCGATCTCGTGGAGATCGAGGGTGACATCCGCGATCCCGAGGCGGTCGCGCGTGCGATGCAGGGGGTCGACGCGGTCATCCACCTCGCGTGCATCTCGAACGACCCGTCCTACGACCTCGACCCCGCACTCGGCCGCTCGATCAACTACGACGCGTTCCGTCCGCTGGTGCAGGCCGCCAAGCAGGCCGGTGTGAAGCGCTTCGTGTACGCGTCGTCATCGAGCGTGTACGGCGTGAAGCAGGAGTCGGCGGTGACCGAGGACCTGCCGCTCGAGCCGCTGACCGACTACTCGAAGTACAAGGCGCTGTGCGAGCAGGTGCTGGCGCAGGAGTCTGCACCGGGCTTCGTGACGGTGACGGTGCGGCCCTCGACGGTGTGTGGCTATGCCAAGCGGCTCCGCCTCGACCTCGTGGTCAACATCCTCACTGCGCACGCGTGGCACAACCGCCGCATCCGCGTGTTCGGTGGCGAGCAGATGCGGCCGAACATCCACATCGCCGACATGGTCGCGGTCTACCTCGACCTGCTGGTGCAGCCCGACGAGCTCGTCGATCGCGAGATCTTCAATGCTGGCAACGAGAACCTCACGGTGCGCGAGCTGGCCGACGTGGTCCGACGCAACGTCGATCCGGGCATCGAGTTCGAGGTGGTGCCGACCAACGACAACCGTTCGTACCACGTCACCGACGACAAGCTCCGCACTCGCATCGGGCTCGCGCCCCGCCACACCATCGCCGACGCCGTGCGCGAGCTGTGCGATGCGTTCGCGGCCGGCAAGGTGCCCGACGCGATGAACGATCCACTCTACCACAACATCAAGCGCATGCAGGTCGCGAACCTGAAGTGA
- a CDS encoding SIS domain-containing protein, translating into MNDDNEYGIDLFTQTYLASVGEVLARIDQAQVIAANRALLAAYERGAWVFVAGNGGSASAASHLACDFEKTVSGKDPRSARKRFRVHSLVDNVARMTAWANDETFDCVFSEPLRTAASEGDVLIVITASGNSPNVVEALQVARAQGVITVGFLGFEGGKAMALCDFPILVPCRDYGLVEGAHGVLSHMMTSWLTHAVAAGQRRNEASVAIAAPSPLARVGT; encoded by the coding sequence ATGAACGACGACAACGAGTACGGCATCGACCTCTTCACGCAGACCTACCTCGCGAGCGTCGGTGAGGTACTCGCCCGCATCGACCAGGCGCAGGTCATCGCGGCCAATCGCGCGCTGCTGGCCGCGTACGAGCGCGGGGCGTGGGTGTTCGTGGCTGGCAACGGCGGCAGCGCGTCGGCGGCCAGTCATCTGGCGTGCGACTTCGAGAAGACCGTCAGCGGCAAGGACCCCCGCAGCGCGCGCAAGCGCTTTCGCGTGCACTCGCTGGTCGACAATGTCGCGCGCATGACGGCGTGGGCCAACGACGAGACCTTCGATTGCGTGTTCTCGGAGCCGCTGCGCACGGCGGCGAGTGAGGGCGACGTCCTCATCGTGATCACCGCCAGCGGCAACTCGCCCAACGTCGTCGAGGCCCTGCAGGTCGCCCGCGCCCAGGGCGTGATCACGGTCGGCTTCCTTGGCTTCGAGGGCGGCAAGGCGATGGCGCTGTGCGACTTCCCGATTCTCGTGCCGTGTCGCGACTACGGCCTGGTCGAGGGGGCGCACGGCGTGCTCTCGCACATGATGACCAGCTGGCTGACCCACGCGGTCGCGGCCGGCCAGCGTCGCAACGAAGCGTCGGTGGCGATCGCAGCCCCATCGCCGCTGGCGCGCGTCGGGACCTGA
- a CDS encoding nucleotidyltransferase family protein → MARRLNALVPCAGFGTRLGALCEDTPKPLLSVGDRSILEHIVARLAIAGVSDVWINIHHLAERFFPVLGDGSRHGVRVHFVHESAPRGTAGTVRELAECFGEDDDLLVHYGDVLTDHDLAGLLAHHRQQQAWGTILVHQRIGTNSRAVLDADDRVVDFLERPTRVAQGHIPWWAFSGVCVLSPRARAAIPSLPICDLPAHVFPTLARSGRLAAQRLDGFRVAIDSPARLELAREAIAAGTLASDPFAIARARP, encoded by the coding sequence GTGGCTCGTCGGCTGAACGCGTTGGTGCCGTGTGCGGGCTTCGGCACGCGCCTGGGCGCGCTGTGCGAGGACACGCCCAAGCCGCTGCTATCGGTGGGCGATCGTTCGATCCTCGAGCACATCGTCGCCCGGCTCGCGATCGCCGGCGTGTCCGACGTGTGGATCAACATCCACCACCTCGCCGAGCGCTTCTTCCCCGTGCTCGGCGACGGCTCACGGCACGGCGTGCGGGTGCACTTCGTGCACGAGTCTGCGCCGCGCGGCACCGCGGGCACCGTGCGCGAGCTCGCCGAGTGCTTCGGCGAGGACGACGATCTCCTGGTCCACTACGGCGATGTGCTGACCGACCACGACCTCGCGGGCCTGCTCGCGCACCACCGCCAGCAGCAGGCCTGGGGCACCATCCTCGTGCACCAGCGCATCGGCACCAACAGCCGCGCGGTGCTCGACGCCGACGACCGCGTGGTCGACTTCCTCGAGCGTCCGACCCGCGTCGCGCAGGGGCACATCCCGTGGTGGGCGTTCTCGGGCGTGTGCGTGCTGTCGCCGCGGGCACGCGCGGCGATTCCATCGCTGCCGATCTGCGACCTGCCGGCCCACGTGTTCCCGACGCTGGCCCGCAGCGGTCGCCTGGCGGCCCAGCGGCTCGACGGCTTCCGCGTTGCGATCGACTCCCCCGCCCGCCTCGAGCTCGCCCGCGAGGCGATCGCGGCCGGCACCCTTGCCTCCGACCCCTTCGCCATCGCGAGAGCGCGCCCATGA
- a CDS encoding HAD family hydrolase, whose amino-acid sequence MSTPEVEGTPRRRAVFLDRDGVLVHDRGPLARFEDAEIPDDVPAALARLHAAGYVLVGISNQTVIARGLLDELAVRTLQQRIEATIVERGGVPLAAFYLCPHHPNADLEAYRVACTCRKPAPGMLLRAIAELGLDPHESIMIGDRPSDVAAGQAAGCRTVWLHSGRHDDPAIVSALRVTPAPADHCCSTLMEAAQWLVG is encoded by the coding sequence GTGAGCACGCCCGAGGTCGAGGGCACGCCGCGCCGTCGCGCGGTGTTCCTCGACCGTGACGGCGTGCTCGTGCACGACCGTGGACCGCTGGCCCGCTTCGAAGACGCCGAGATCCCCGACGACGTGCCCGCCGCGCTGGCACGCTTGCATGCCGCGGGCTACGTGCTCGTCGGCATCAGCAACCAGACCGTGATCGCCCGCGGGCTGCTCGACGAGCTGGCGGTTCGCACGCTGCAACAGCGGATCGAGGCCACCATCGTCGAGCGCGGTGGTGTGCCGCTGGCCGCGTTCTACCTGTGCCCACACCACCCCAACGCCGATCTCGAGGCGTACCGGGTCGCGTGCACGTGCCGCAAGCCGGCGCCCGGGATGTTGCTGCGGGCCATTGCCGAGCTCGGCCTCGATCCCCATGAGTCCATCATGATCGGTGATCGTCCCTCGGACGTCGCGGCGGGTCAGGCGGCCGGCTGTCGCACCGTGTGGCTGCACAGCGGTCGCCACGACGACCCGGCCATCGTGTCGGCACTGCGGGTGACGCCGGCCCCCGCCGACCACTGCTGCTCGACGCTGATGGAGGCCGCACAGTGGCTCGTCGGCTGA
- a CDS encoding SDR family oxidoreductase has translation MVTGGAGFIGSHLCDRLLAEGWRVRVLDDLSIGRLSNLAHHEGNPALEFHRVDVADIAAVRPIVQGCQRVFHLAALADIVPSIESPLAYAHANVDGTMAVLEAARAAGVERFLYAASSSCYGIPEHYPTPEQAPCRPQYPYALTKYLGEQAVMHWGQVYGLPVVALRLFNVYGPRARTSGTYGAMFGVFLAQRLAGKPYTVVGDGSQSRDFTYVTDVVDAFVCAAESSICGVAMNVGTGRPVAVADIVRLLGGPVVHLPKRPGEPDRTHADTGLIERLLGWHAKVGIEEGVARLLSHIDDWRDAPVWTPESIAVATDAWFRHLGAAAHGGRNVSA, from the coding sequence CTGGTGACCGGCGGTGCGGGCTTCATCGGCAGCCACCTCTGCGATCGGCTGCTCGCGGAGGGCTGGCGAGTGCGGGTGCTCGACGATCTCTCGATCGGTCGGCTGAGCAACCTCGCGCACCACGAAGGCAACCCCGCGCTCGAGTTCCATCGGGTCGACGTCGCCGACATCGCGGCGGTGCGGCCGATCGTGCAGGGCTGCCAGCGCGTGTTCCACCTCGCCGCGCTCGCCGACATCGTGCCCTCCATCGAGTCGCCGCTCGCGTATGCCCACGCAAACGTCGACGGCACCATGGCGGTGCTCGAGGCTGCCCGCGCGGCGGGGGTCGAGCGCTTCCTCTACGCCGCGTCGTCATCGTGCTACGGCATCCCCGAGCACTACCCGACGCCGGAGCAGGCGCCCTGCCGACCGCAGTACCCCTACGCCCTCACCAAGTATCTCGGTGAGCAGGCGGTGATGCACTGGGGGCAGGTCTACGGCCTGCCGGTGGTGGCGCTGCGGCTCTTCAACGTCTACGGGCCGCGCGCACGCACCAGCGGCACCTACGGCGCGATGTTCGGGGTCTTCCTCGCGCAGCGCCTGGCCGGCAAGCCCTATACGGTGGTCGGCGACGGCTCGCAGTCGCGCGACTTCACCTACGTGACCGACGTGGTCGATGCCTTCGTGTGCGCGGCCGAGAGCTCGATCTGCGGGGTCGCGATGAACGTCGGCACCGGTCGACCGGTCGCGGTGGCCGACATCGTGCGGTTGCTCGGCGGCCCCGTCGTGCACCTGCCCAAGCGCCCCGGCGAGCCCGACCGGACCCACGCCGACACCGGCCTGATCGAGCGCCTGCTCGGGTGGCACGCCAAGGTGGGCATCGAAGAGGGCGTCGCACGACTGCTCTCGCACATCGACGACTGGCGCGACGCGCCGGTGTGGACGCCGGAGTCGATTGCGGTCGCGACCGACGCGTGGTTTCGACACCTCGGGGCGGCCGCCCATGGAGGACGCAATGTCTCAGCTTGA